One Patescibacteria group bacterium genomic window, TGGCTTGTTTGGTACAATACTGATAGGGTGCATTATGCTTTTCAGAATAAATTATCTCCTGTACAGTTTATGTTATCGCTGACTAAATTACAATTACCAGTTTTAATGCCTCAAAAGTGCAAAATTGGGTGGCCTCATACATAAAGTTGCGAAAGGTAGATAGATATGATATCCTAAACATATGCCCCGTAGTGAATCCTCGACTGCTGCGGAGCAGTAAGATAATTAAATTAGTCGAGGATCTACTACGGGGTATGCTAGAGTTTTTAAAAAATGCGGCCAAAAATGGAAAATTGGCCCACGGATATTTATTTTATGGCGGAACTGCCGAAGAGATGAAAAATACAGCCATTGGACTCGCTGATTTTTTAAAAACAGATCAAGTTGACGTTCATTGTATTGCACCCGAACAAGGTAAAAACGAAATCTCTATTGACCAAATCAGGAAAATTAAATTTTTTTTAAGCCTATCTCCGTATAATAGCCTTTATAAATTTGTCATTATAGATAATGCAGAAATAATGAGCCGTTCTGCAACAGACGCCTTGCTAAAAACATTGGAAGAACCGCAAGGGAATACGATTTTGATTTTAATCACGCAAACTCCGGAATTATTACCAAAAACAATTCTTTCTAGATTGCAGGAAATCAGGTTTAAGTCAATTTCATTGAATAAAGTAGCGAAAGATTTTATCAACGAAGAACACATCAATATTCTTAAAAAACCGTTAAATGATATTTTTAAATATATAGAGAAAGTAATTAAGCGGGACGATAATTCAGAAATTTTTGCAATTTTGGATTCATGGATGTTTTGGTTCAGGGGAAAATTAATTCACCCTACGGCTGATCACCCGCAGGGTGACGACCACAATACACAACAATTATTAAATATTCTTAAGGAAATTCAAAAAAGTAAAAGCATGATATCCGTGAGCAATGTTAATCCGCGGTTAGTATTAGAGAATTTAATTTTATGTATAAACAAATATTAGACAATTTAAAACCGGAATTTGAAAAAACAATAGCTTTTTTAAAAATTGAGATGGCGAAAATTAAGACCAGCCGCGCAACGCCGGCAATGGTTGAAGATATTGAAATCAGCTGCTACAACCAAAAATTCCCATTAAAACAACTTGCTTCTATAAGTATTCCCCAGTCGCGCTTAATCACTATCCAGCCATGGGACAAAGCGATTCTACAGGATATAGAAAAAGGAATTAGGGCCAAGTCCGGCTTCAGTCCGATTGTTGATGGCGATTTAATCAGGATAAATATTCCTTCTTTAGACGAAGAGCAGAGAAAAGAATATGTGAAAATAGTTTCTGAAAAAGCCGAAGAAGCGAGAATTTCTATTCGTTTAAATCGGGAAAAAACCTGGAAAGAAATTCAGGAATTGGAGAAAAAGGGTGAAATTCGTGAAGATGATAAATTCCGCGCCAAAGACGAATTGCAGAAAATGATAGATGATTTCAACAGCAAAGTTGATGAGATGAAAAAAAACAAAGAATCTGAGATAATGACGGTTTAATTTTATGTTATTAACAATTATTGTTTTTATTTTAATATTAGGCGTGCTGATTTTTGCCCACGAGTTGGGGCATTTTATCAGCGCAAAAAAAGCCGGGGTAAAAGTCGAAGAATTCGGCTTTGGTTTTCCGCCCCGGATTTTTAGTTTTAAAAGAAAAGAAACAATTTATTCTTTGAATCTAATTCCACTTGGAGGGTTTGTTAAAATTCTCGGCGAGACAAGCGAGGAAAAACGCAGCCGTAGTAAATTCGCTTTTCATAA contains:
- the frr gene encoding ribosome recycling factor, translating into MYKQILDNLKPEFEKTIAFLKIEMAKIKTSRATPAMVEDIEISCYNQKFPLKQLASISIPQSRLITIQPWDKAILQDIEKGIRAKSGFSPIVDGDLIRINIPSLDEEQRKEYVKIVSEKAEEARISIRLNREKTWKEIQELEKKGEIREDDKFRAKDELQKMIDDFNSKVDEMKKNKESEIMTV